The Cupriavidus sp. EM10 genome includes a region encoding these proteins:
- a CDS encoding response regulator transcription factor, whose protein sequence is MTSILIVDDHPALRLALKAQLSKLPGIHHIWEADNGQTAVDIVRQFRIDLVVLDLDIPRMSGLDAVPRMRAVHAAVRVLILTAQDAVPFAARAMQAGAHGFVSKTQDLEAIVRCVQSVLGGFTVFPSCTPRDMPRDPPRDGQSPSDTEGLGKLTDKEMEILRMLTRGMTNKAIGKALFISNKTVSSYKTRIMTKLGAESLVDLVDFARRCRLVP, encoded by the coding sequence ATGACATCCATCCTGATCGTCGACGATCACCCGGCGCTGCGGCTGGCCCTGAAGGCCCAACTGTCGAAACTGCCGGGCATCCACCATATATGGGAAGCCGACAACGGCCAGACCGCCGTCGATATCGTCAGGCAGTTCAGGATCGACCTGGTCGTCCTGGATCTCGACATTCCGCGCATGAGCGGCCTGGACGCCGTGCCGCGCATGCGCGCGGTGCATGCGGCCGTGCGCGTGCTGATACTCACTGCGCAGGATGCCGTGCCGTTCGCCGCCCGGGCCATGCAGGCGGGCGCCCATGGCTTTGTGAGCAAGACCCAGGACCTGGAAGCCATCGTGCGATGCGTGCAGAGCGTGCTTGGCGGATTTACGGTGTTCCCGTCCTGCACGCCCCGTGACATGCCGCGCGACCCGCCCCGCGACGGACAATCGCCCTCTGACACGGAAGGGCTGGGCAAGCTCACCGACAAGGAGATGGAAATCCTCCGCATGCTGACGCGCGGCATGACGAACAAGGCCATCGGCAAGGCCCTGTTCATCAGCAACAAGACCGTCAGCAGCTACAAGACGCGCATCATGACCAAACTCGGCGCCGAATCCCTGGTCGATCTGGTCGACTTCGCGCGCCGCTGCAGGCTGGTGCCATGA
- a CDS encoding OsmC family protein, which produces MTIQAKWLAGSGSSVCDLGNGTAQWQADLDAPMGNPSIPNPHDLLDSALAACTTLTLQIYAKRKGYDLQEIEVSVAHEETPGSYKLIRHIALRGELAPNVREDLLRVANKCPVHKSLSAQITIDTTLAG; this is translated from the coding sequence ATGACAATTCAAGCCAAATGGCTGGCCGGCTCCGGCTCCAGCGTCTGTGACCTCGGCAACGGCACCGCGCAATGGCAGGCCGACCTCGATGCGCCGATGGGCAACCCGTCGATTCCAAACCCTCACGATCTGCTGGATTCCGCCCTGGCCGCCTGCACCACCCTGACGCTGCAGATCTACGCCAAGCGCAAGGGTTACGATCTTCAGGAGATCGAGGTAAGCGTGGCGCATGAAGAGACGCCGGGATCCTACAAGCTGATCCGGCATATTGCATTGCGCGGCGAGCTGGCGCCGAACGTGCGCGAGGATCTTCTGCGCGTGGCCAACAAGTGCCCGGTGCACAAGTCACTGAGCGCGCAGATCACGATCGACACCACGCTGGCCGGCTGA
- a CDS encoding GIY-YIG nuclease family protein codes for MTADTQTSDDTSLAVDTEIETEVEIDTCWYLYLLECEGNSIYTGVTTDVQRRYAQHVAGIGAKYTRARKPIRLLGWLVFPNKSEALKAEIRTKRMTAAQKRAMCVTLQQT; via the coding sequence ATGACCGCCGATACGCAAACCTCTGACGACACCAGCCTCGCTGTCGATACCGAAATCGAGACTGAAGTGGAGATCGATACCTGCTGGTATCTCTATCTGCTCGAGTGCGAGGGAAATTCCATCTATACCGGTGTGACAACCGACGTCCAGCGCCGCTACGCGCAGCATGTGGCCGGAATTGGTGCCAAATACACGCGTGCGCGCAAACCAATCCGGCTGCTTGGCTGGTTGGTCTTCCCAAATAAATCAGAAGCGCTCAAGGCTGAAATCCGGACCAAGCGGATGACCGCGGCACAAAAGCGGGCGATGTGTGTGACACTGCAGCAGACGTAA
- a CDS encoding organic hydroperoxide resistance protein, whose product MKLEKVLYTAHASATGGRDGRATTSDGQLDVKLAVPKEMGGAGNGLNPEQLFAAGYSACFLGAIRFVAGQQKINVSPDAKIEGAVGIGQIPQGFGIQVELKISLPGMEKEAAQKLVEAAHQVCPYSNATRGNIDVNLIVV is encoded by the coding sequence ATGAAACTGGAAAAAGTCCTGTACACCGCCCACGCATCCGCAACCGGTGGCCGCGACGGCCGCGCCACGACCTCGGATGGCCAACTCGACGTCAAGCTGGCGGTACCGAAGGAAATGGGCGGGGCCGGCAACGGCCTGAATCCGGAGCAGCTGTTCGCCGCCGGTTACTCGGCCTGTTTCCTGGGCGCGATTCGCTTCGTCGCCGGCCAGCAGAAGATCAACGTGTCGCCCGACGCCAAGATCGAAGGCGCAGTCGGCATCGGCCAGATCCCGCAAGGATTTGGCATCCAGGTGGAACTGAAGATCTCGCTGCCGGGCATGGAGAAGGAAGCCGCCCAGAAATTGGTGGAAGCCGCTCACCAGGTGTGCCCGTACTCGAACGCCACGCGCGGCAATATCGACGTGAACCTGATCGTGGTCTGA
- a CDS encoding MarR family winged helix-turn-helix transcriptional regulator, with the protein MTMQTTNPPKTDDWLQLDQQLCFALYSTSLAMTKVYKPILGELGLTYPQYLVMLVLWEHDEVSVSELGGRLTLDSGTLTPLLKRLEAAGFVRRSRDAGDERRVLVSLTDAGRDLRNAAAGIPERLLCAMQCSVDEIQALTSRLHDLRSTLDAARSED; encoded by the coding sequence ATGACGATGCAAACGACGAACCCTCCCAAAACAGACGACTGGCTGCAGCTCGATCAGCAGCTCTGTTTTGCGCTGTACTCGACGTCACTGGCAATGACCAAGGTCTACAAGCCGATCTTAGGTGAGCTTGGACTCACTTATCCGCAGTACCTGGTGATGCTCGTGCTGTGGGAGCACGACGAGGTGAGCGTTTCGGAATTGGGCGGGCGGCTGACGCTCGACTCAGGCACGTTGACCCCGCTGTTGAAGCGGTTGGAAGCCGCAGGGTTTGTGCGCCGCAGTCGCGACGCCGGCGACGAGCGTCGTGTGCTGGTCAGTTTGACGGATGCCGGCCGCGACTTGCGCAACGCCGCCGCGGGCATCCCCGAAAGGTTGTTGTGCGCGATGCAGTGCTCGGTGGACGAAATCCAGGCACTGACATCGCGTCTGCATGACTTACGTTCGACGCTGGATGCAGCGCGATCGGAAGATTGA